A genomic segment from Gemmatimonas aurantiaca encodes:
- a CDS encoding lysophospholipid acyltransferase family protein gives MLYATLKPIVGVALRWYYRSITVMGLERVPHHGPVFLAVNHPNALVDALVVGWCIPRQVHFTAKATIFANPVAARFFSAVGVVPLRRASDEHATPATGASSDAGSGETTAPDPTRNAAAFDAVARALAHDAAVVVFPEGKSHDDPHLAPLRTGLARMALHAAEVHGVRGIRIVPIGLLFEHKEAPRSRILLQVGEPLDVDTLRASQVGVATLTELVAQRLQAVTLNFDSPEDADRLQMVGKTVAALLEPPSPLGDSVVPLSRTLAVVRRLDRAAEALRARQDPALDERAAAFEARVRAFRARLDALHIDVHDLSIDAGARAGLRFALRETLLALLLVPIGLWGRLTHVIPIQLARRLAVRAGQPRDEPAMRTLVMGLVLVLLAYAVQTALVATLAGGWWALLFLLTLIPSASSDLRYGDRLRRARWRARAYRLFRRDPALQQQLRAEGDAIRRDAGLLEQAIVS, from the coding sequence ATGCTGTACGCAACACTCAAACCCATCGTCGGTGTCGCGCTGCGTTGGTACTACCGCAGCATCACGGTGATGGGCCTCGAGCGGGTGCCGCACCACGGTCCGGTGTTCCTGGCGGTCAATCATCCCAATGCGCTGGTGGACGCCCTGGTGGTGGGATGGTGCATACCGCGTCAGGTGCACTTCACCGCCAAGGCGACGATCTTCGCCAATCCCGTGGCGGCACGTTTCTTCTCCGCGGTGGGCGTGGTGCCGTTACGCCGGGCTTCGGACGAACACGCCACGCCCGCAACTGGAGCGTCGTCCGATGCGGGTTCCGGTGAGACCACAGCTCCCGATCCCACCCGCAACGCGGCGGCCTTCGACGCGGTGGCGCGGGCTCTCGCCCACGATGCAGCCGTCGTGGTGTTTCCCGAGGGGAAGAGCCATGACGATCCCCATCTGGCACCGCTGCGCACGGGACTGGCGCGCATGGCCCTGCATGCGGCTGAGGTGCATGGGGTGCGGGGCATCCGGATCGTGCCCATCGGCCTGTTGTTCGAGCACAAGGAAGCGCCACGTTCGCGCATTCTGCTGCAGGTGGGTGAACCGCTCGACGTGGACACGTTGCGGGCGTCACAGGTGGGAGTGGCCACCCTCACCGAACTGGTGGCACAACGCCTCCAGGCCGTCACGCTCAACTTCGATTCACCCGAAGACGCCGACCGTCTGCAGATGGTGGGCAAGACCGTCGCTGCGCTGCTCGAACCTCCATCACCGTTGGGAGACAGCGTCGTGCCCCTCAGTCGCACGCTGGCGGTGGTGCGTCGTCTCGATCGGGCCGCCGAGGCCTTGCGCGCCCGACAGGATCCGGCGCTCGATGAGCGGGCGGCGGCGTTCGAAGCGCGCGTGCGGGCCTTCCGCGCCCGTCTCGATGCGCTGCACATCGATGTGCACGATCTCTCCATCGACGCCGGCGCACGCGCGGGGTTGCGGTTTGCCCTGCGGGAAACGCTACTCGCGCTGCTGCTGGTTCCCATCGGGCTGTGGGGACGCCTCACCCACGTGATTCCCATTCAGCTCGCGCGACGCCTGGCGGTCCGCGCCGGACAACCCCGCGACGAACCGGCCATGCGGACGCTGGTGATGGGGCTCGTCCTCGTCCTCCTCGCCTACGCCGTGCAGACCGCCCTCGTGGCCACGCTGGCCGGCGGCTGGTGGGCGTTGCTCTTCCTGCTCACGCTCATCCCCTCCGCGAGCAGTGATCTCCGCTACGGCGACCGACTGCGCCGCGCACGATGGCGTGCCCGCGCCTATCGTCTCTTCCGGCGCGATCCGGCGCTGCAACAACAGTTGCGCGCGGAAGGCGATGCGATCCGGCGGGACGCGGGACTGCTCGAACAGGCGATCGTGAGCTGA
- a CDS encoding prepilin-type N-terminal cleavage/methylation domain-containing protein — translation MATHRIRTGFTLIELLIVVVIIGILAAIAIPKFQDTKAKAYATSIKSDLKNLTSMQESYFYYHETYANAVGSAGFASSRGVNIAIAEANGRGWSATATHPSAQPLTCAVYYGDVTPVSPATQEGVIECQ, via the coding sequence ATGGCAACGCATCGCATCCGCACCGGCTTCACGCTCATCGAACTGCTCATCGTGGTCGTGATCATCGGCATTCTCGCCGCGATCGCGATTCCGAAATTCCAGGATACGAAGGCGAAGGCGTACGCGACGTCGATCAAGAGCGATCTCAAGAATCTGACGTCGATGCAGGAGAGCTATTTCTACTATCACGAGACCTATGCCAATGCCGTGGGATCCGCGGGATTCGCAAGTTCCCGCGGGGTGAACATTGCGATCGCGGAAGCGAACGGGCGCGGATGGTCGGCCACGGCCACGCATCCGTCGGCCCAGCCCCTCACGTGCGCGGTATATTACGGAGATGTGACCCCGGTCTCGCCTGCCACCCAGGAAGGTGTGATCGAGTGTCAGTGA
- the polA gene encoding DNA polymerase I produces MADVTRPTAPRLFLVDGYALIYRAFFALLQRPLATSRGENTSIAWGIASFLKRLLNTHKPELLGWVHDSGATFRDDLYPEYKATREKLTDELQADFDQGLQRVLQLLAAYDIPVLTAQGFEADDVIGTMAARGVEAGYNVVVVSGDKDFQQLVRPGVWLLNPGRGGPASVDESWVSVENGSDRLGVPPDRVIDYLAIVGDTSDNVPGVKGIGEKGAQELIGQYGPLENILANVEHITKKRPREALLQYADSARLSKQLVTIHCDVPIAFEPEKLTVNAPDVDALRMLYLELEFTSLLKDLGGAPAPAGEQRAWSEAVGMVITTPAPTIPGRPTPPAVVVGESGVSVLADARYTTVDTVDALQALMTRVREVPYIAIDTETAIDPDAPFAVDALRSRLVGLSIAVAPGEAYYLPFAHRRDDGSGNLALLAGETGIVGRRINAGAPEPVNVPPFDSEACAPLRAMLEDATVKKIAQNAKYDLLVLRGSGVRVAGLEFDTMLASYVLDPGRRSHGLDLLALEQLGHTMTAYDQLVGKGKTQLPFDVAPVDTARDYSCEDVDVTMRLRTKFEPLLADHALLSLYREIEVPLISVLADMEWEGIAIDLDWFASLKARFAAERGRVEQAIYAEAGEEFNINSNPKLRSILFEKLGLPVKKKTATGPSTDASVLQELAEEGHVLPTLLMEYREIFKLEGTYIDALPRLVNPRDHRLHTSYSQTVSATGRLSSHDPNLQNIPIRRELGRDIRRGFVPREGWRLLSADYSQIELRVLAHLSADPAFVSAFRAGGDIHRQTAAIIFGVPLDEVTGEMRARAKTINFATIYGQGAHALSRQLRITHAEAKAFIETYFERFAGVRTFLDQCVIDARARGYVETLFKRRRYIPELKERNFNIRAFGERVAQNAPIQGSAADLIKIAMINVHEALQRERMASRMLLQVHDELVFELPPEESDALSALVKREMEGAAQLDVPLLVEMGLGTDWVTAKA; encoded by the coding sequence ATGGCTGACGTCACCCGCCCCACGGCGCCGCGCCTCTTTCTGGTCGACGGCTACGCACTCATTTATCGCGCGTTCTTCGCGTTGCTGCAGCGCCCGCTCGCCACGAGTCGTGGCGAGAACACGTCCATTGCCTGGGGCATCGCGAGCTTTCTCAAGCGTCTGCTCAATACGCACAAGCCGGAATTGCTCGGCTGGGTGCACGATTCGGGCGCCACGTTCCGCGACGATCTGTATCCCGAATACAAGGCCACCCGCGAAAAGCTCACCGACGAGCTGCAGGCCGATTTTGACCAGGGACTGCAGCGTGTGCTGCAACTGCTCGCAGCGTACGACATTCCCGTGCTCACGGCGCAGGGGTTCGAAGCCGACGACGTGATCGGGACCATGGCCGCGCGTGGGGTGGAGGCCGGCTACAACGTGGTCGTCGTGTCGGGAGACAAGGACTTCCAGCAGCTCGTGCGGCCCGGGGTCTGGTTGCTCAACCCCGGACGTGGCGGTCCGGCGAGCGTGGATGAAAGCTGGGTGAGCGTGGAGAATGGCAGCGACCGGCTCGGTGTGCCGCCGGACCGGGTGATCGACTATCTCGCCATCGTCGGCGATACCTCCGACAACGTGCCCGGTGTGAAGGGCATCGGTGAGAAGGGCGCGCAGGAACTCATCGGGCAATACGGCCCGCTCGAGAACATCCTCGCCAACGTGGAGCACATCACCAAGAAGCGTCCGCGGGAAGCCCTGTTGCAGTACGCCGATTCCGCGCGGCTTTCCAAGCAGCTGGTGACGATCCACTGCGATGTGCCCATCGCATTCGAGCCCGAGAAGCTGACGGTGAACGCACCCGATGTGGATGCGTTGCGCATGCTCTATCTGGAGCTGGAATTCACGTCGCTGCTCAAGGACCTGGGCGGAGCGCCGGCGCCGGCCGGCGAACAGCGCGCCTGGTCGGAGGCGGTGGGTATGGTGATCACCACGCCCGCGCCCACCATCCCCGGACGTCCCACACCGCCCGCGGTCGTCGTTGGCGAGAGTGGCGTGTCGGTGCTGGCCGACGCGCGATACACGACGGTCGACACGGTCGATGCGCTGCAGGCGTTGATGACACGCGTGCGCGAAGTGCCGTACATCGCCATCGACACCGAAACCGCGATCGATCCCGACGCACCGTTTGCCGTGGATGCGCTGCGTTCCCGTCTGGTGGGACTGTCCATCGCGGTGGCGCCCGGCGAGGCGTACTATCTGCCGTTCGCCCATCGCCGCGACGATGGCAGCGGCAACCTCGCCCTGCTCGCCGGGGAAACCGGTATCGTGGGACGCCGCATCAATGCGGGCGCGCCCGAGCCGGTGAATGTCCCGCCGTTCGACAGCGAGGCCTGCGCTCCGTTGCGCGCCATGCTCGAAGACGCCACGGTGAAGAAGATCGCGCAGAACGCCAAGTACGATCTGCTCGTGTTGCGGGGCAGCGGCGTGCGGGTCGCCGGTCTCGAGTTCGATACGATGCTGGCGAGTTACGTGCTCGATCCGGGCCGTCGTTCGCATGGCCTCGATCTGCTCGCGCTCGAACAGCTCGGCCACACGATGACGGCGTACGATCAGCTCGTGGGCAAGGGCAAGACGCAGTTGCCGTTCGATGTCGCACCGGTGGACACGGCCCGGGACTATTCCTGCGAAGACGTGGATGTCACGATGCGTCTGCGGACGAAGTTCGAACCTTTGCTGGCCGATCACGCGCTGCTGTCGTTGTATCGGGAAATCGAAGTCCCCCTCATTTCGGTCCTGGCCGACATGGAGTGGGAGGGCATCGCGATCGATCTCGACTGGTTCGCGTCACTCAAGGCGCGCTTCGCTGCCGAACGGGGCCGGGTGGAGCAGGCCATCTACGCCGAGGCGGGAGAGGAGTTCAACATCAACTCCAATCCGAAGCTGCGGTCGATCCTCTTCGAGAAGCTCGGGCTGCCGGTCAAGAAAAAGACGGCCACCGGTCCGAGCACCGACGCGAGTGTGTTGCAGGAGCTCGCCGAGGAAGGGCACGTGCTGCCGACGCTGCTCATGGAATACCGTGAGATCTTCAAGCTCGAGGGCACGTACATCGACGCCCTGCCGCGACTGGTGAATCCGCGCGATCATCGGCTGCACACGTCGTACAGCCAGACGGTATCGGCCACGGGGCGTCTGTCGAGTCACGATCCGAACCTGCAGAACATTCCCATCCGGCGTGAACTGGGGCGGGACATCCGTCGCGGTTTTGTGCCGCGCGAAGGATGGCGTCTGCTCAGCGCCGACTATTCGCAGATCGAGTTGCGGGTGCTCGCGCATCTCTCGGCCGATCCGGCGTTCGTGAGCGCGTTCAGAGCCGGCGGGGACATCCATCGACAGACGGCGGCGATCATCTTCGGCGTGCCGCTCGACGAGGTGACGGGTGAGATGCGCGCTCGCGCGAAGACGATCAACTTCGCGACGATCTACGGTCAGGGCGCACATGCCTTGTCCCGACAGCTGCGCATCACGCACGCCGAAGCCAAGGCGTTCATCGAAACGTATTTCGAACGCTTCGCCGGAGTGCGCACGTTCCTCGATCAGTGTGTGATCGACGCGCGCGCCAGAGGGTATGTGGAAACGCTGTTCAAGCGTCGCCGCTACATCCCCGAACTCAAGGAGCGGAACTTCAATATCCGCGCCTTCGGTGAACGGGTGGCCCAGAACGCGCCCATTCAGGGCTCGGCCGCCGATCTCATCAAGATCGCCATGATCAATGTGCACGAGGCGCTGCAGCGCGAGCGCATGGCGTCCCGCATGCTGCTGCAGGTGCACGACGAACTGGTGTTCGAACTGCCGCCGGAGGAATCCGATGCACTGTCGGCGCTGGTGAAACGGGAGATGGAAGGCGCCGCCCAGCTGGACGTCCCGCTGCTGGTCGAAATGGGACTCGGCACCGACTGGGTCACGGCCAAGGCCTGA